DNA from Dasypus novemcinctus isolate mDasNov1 chromosome 19, mDasNov1.1.hap2, whole genome shotgun sequence:
aacgggcgacacccctgcgtgagagggcacttcttgcatgcatcagcactgcgtgtggatcagctccacacaggtcaaggaggcccagggtttaaaccgtggacctcccatgtggtagacagataccctaaccactgggccaaatccgctgccCTTAGGAAGCTTTCTTGACCCTAGTTTATTTATATTGCCAAACAGCCCATCCTTAGCatcatatgaatatgtttaaaatCCCTTTGATTGCATTCATCTGTATTGTTCTCACCCCATAATTATAAATACCAACACTGAGGATAGGGAATGCTGTCTTAGTCGACTTGTTAACCCCAATACTTATGATGACAAGTTTGCACAAATAGATGCTCCATAGATATTTtggctgaatgaataaataaatggttaGGCTTCTAatacactaattttttttttttttttttactattttacagGTAAACTGTCTCTAAATCTGAAGTCAGCTTCTATAAAACAATACATGGAACCAAGGAACAATGTGACTTATTTTGTCCTCCTGGGCCTCACACAGAATCCAAGGGAACAGAAAGTACTTTCTATTATCTTCTTGCTCTTCTATATTTTGACTATGGTGGGTAACTTACTCATTGTTGTGACTGTAACTGTCAGTAAGTCCCTGGGCTCACCTAtgtacttttttcttgctgccttATCATTTATGGATGCCAGTTATGCCTCAGTAATTTCCCCAAAACTGATTTCAGGCTTGTTCTTTGGACAAAAGACCATATCCTTCCAAGCTTGTATgatccagctctttttggagcaCTTCTTTGGTGGATCAGAGATCTTTCTTCTGTTGGCCATGGCATATGACTGCTATATGGCCATTTGTAAGCCCTTGCATTATCTGATTACCATGAGGCAATGGGTGTGTGCTGTGCTGCTAGCACTGTCCTGGATTGGAGGTTTTCTGCACTCAGTCACTCAACTGATCTCTCTTTATGGGCTCCCATTTTGTGGTCCCAATGTCATTGACCATTTTTTCTGTGACATGTTCCCCTTATTGAAACTTGTCTGTACTGACATCTATGTTATTAGTCTCTTAGTGGTAGCTAATGGAGGGATGATCTGCAGTATTGTGTTTCTGCTCTTACTCATCTCGTATGGTGTCATCTTACACTCCCTAAAAAACCTTAGCCAGCAAGGCAGGAGGAAAGCCCTCTCCACCTGTGGT
Protein-coding regions in this window:
- the LOC101445979 gene encoding olfactory receptor 4A47 → MEPRNNVTYFVLLGLTQNPREQKVLSIIFLLFYILTMVGNLLIVVTVTVSKSLGSPMYFFLAALSFMDASYASVISPKLISGLFFGQKTISFQACMIQLFLEHFFGGSEIFLLLAMAYDCYMAICKPLHYLITMRQWVCAVLLALSWIGGFLHSVTQLISLYGLPFCGPNVIDHFFCDMFPLLKLVCTDIYVISLLVVANGGMICSIVFLLLLISYGVILHSLKNLSQQGRRKALSTCGSHITVVVFFFVPCIFMYARPARNFPIDKSLSVFFTVITPMLNPLIYTLRNSEMTNAMKKLWRRK